Below is a window of Salvelinus fontinalis isolate EN_2023a chromosome 31, ASM2944872v1, whole genome shotgun sequence DNA.
ACTTTTGTttattgtagctagctagctaaagttggcTAACATTTGTTAAAACATAGCTATCAAAAATTATAGCTACCACAAttaccagctaactagctacaatcTATTGCTTTGCTAGATGATGAAAAACAAAGAGTAcattacatgatgtattgtttttTAATTTTTGATTGTAGTTTGATTAATTATTATTTCAGACAGCGAATAGCTAAGGTTCACTCCCCTTTCACATCGATCTGTTGCGATTATCTCTTATCTGTCGCATCTCCAACCATCCGCACGCTTCCCGCTACCAGTGTGTCTTTTGACCAACATTCTCAATTAAAATTTTATGCACGAGGGGTGCCCTTTACTCACAAGCTTACTGCTGTTTCCAAAATAAACCACTCTTTtgagaagtctctgaatgttttAGTATTCTAACCTCAGTGGCAATGAGCTCCAGTCCTCTGCACTGCCGGTCTTTCTCTTGCTACAGTAGGGTTCACATCTCTGGGTCATCTCTGGCTAGGCTGTCCTGGCCAGTCCATAGCTTCACACCGGCTTGAAGCACGCTTGGACACCTGCAGGAGAGTCTTCCCCTCTCGCCCCACATACCCAGGGTCTCGAAAGGCAGAGGGGCTGGGGAGTGAAGGTTATCTTACTGTATTTagcctgtattttttttttactggtaagtaaaacaaaaaaaatagaTAATTGGAATAACAAAATAGATTACTGTGCAGGGGGGAGAGATACAAAGTTATCAAGGTTTGTTTGTTTACTGAAGGCCAAACCATTGCTGCATGCTAATACGTAACATCTGTTACTTAGGCCTGATAGTAGGGGTACTTCAATGAGCATTTTGCCAAATAAGAGTTGATTAAAACTGATAGAATAAGCCTGTCTAAATAGCTAGGTATCAGTAGTCTGAGTGTAATAAGGGTGATATTCACAATAAAGATCATTTCTATACAACAAGTAGAAATCCAACAGCCAAACCTCAGATGAATCACTCAGGGTTATTCAAGGTAACAAATCATTAACAAATCAAGAAAGGTCATAACCATGCATCTCCCAAATAAATGATATGACAAACTTATAGTTGcaatatgtgtcacgttcctgaccggttttctgttattttgtatgtgtttgacggtcagggtgtgagtttgggtgggtagtctatgttatgtgtttctatgtttgtttaagggtgacctgatatggctctcaattagagagaggcaggtggttttcatttcctctgattgagagccatattaaggtaggtgttttcacactgtttgtttgtgggtggttgtctcctgtgtctgtgtttgtcgcgccacacgggactgtctcggtttgtttgtacggtcgttcttttgtgtagtctgtttttccggttcgtgtgttcttcgttacatgtaagttcttacgttcaggtcagtctacattcgttttgttattttgtaaattatcaagtgtatttcgtgtctgtcttcgtcttgcaataaatcattatgtcatttcacaacgctgcgttttgatcgaatccctgctcctcctcttcggatgaagagtcTCGAGTCTCAGGCTAAGCTATATGATAACTGTAATAGGTCAGTTGTTATATATAGCCTGATACTTATTTCTTTCTTGAATTAACAttcatttaaataggcaagtcagttaagaccaaattcctatttacaatgacggcctaggaacagtgggttaactgccttgttcaggagcagaatgacagatttttaccttgttagctcggattcaatctagcaacctttcggttactgtcccaacgctctaaccactaggctacctgccgccccgatacttgtgaatacatttaattaacttgtttttttaatttcactgGACTGATAATcatgtctcagcggagggagggagagtgtgcgAGTTGAAGTGAGAAGCATGTTTCATGATATCTGAAAGTGTTGAATAAAACATTGTTGTAGTGCTGATCATTGTCTCTTAATGTACTGAAACTGTCTTTAAGGCCCTCGATCAGGTCAATGCAATCAGTGATTGATATAGAGGGGGACTGGGGGCCCTTCATGGCAAAATCACTGATATCAAATAACTTGGAATGTTGTCCAACCTCCCTTTCAATACACAGTCTCTTGGAAAAATGTTACAGTGAGCTTTGTTTGGCCATTTCACTTGTTTTTGCTAGCCAAGTTGACTAGTgagtattagctagctagctaacagtgacTAGCCTACACAGCGATAGCTGCTGTTTACTGCACATGGTATCAGTGCACATTATTTTGAAATTAAGCTGATTGTTTTTACAATATGTTTTTATAGTTTTTTCAATGTAAATAATCAAGCATAATTCAAATTCATTACATATGCCTACATGAAATGGATTTTACGTACAGCACTAGATTTTATGAAAGATGTCGTTGAGTGTCCTGAAAGGCATCTGcaatataaaatgtattattattactatttattATTAATATGTCAATATATATCCCTTTTGTTTTTCCACCCTACTCCATACTGTTTACTATGAATTCTATCTGATGGTCAGTGGTTGATTTGGAAtgaaataggtgccggtactcattttgggtgcatGTACCGTTTATAATTAGATGCAGGATCCCCTCAATAGTTTTGTGCTAATATTCTGTAGGAGGTGGCAGGAAGCCTAGGGGTTTGGAGCGTTCCTCCTGTAAGTCACTATGGATAAGAGCGTAcactaaatgtaaatgtaaaatgagatGCTCGAACTAAAGCGGAAGAAAATTTGAGGTGCCAGTATTTAGTTCTGGTGAGCTCCTGACCAAGTCAAGTACTGTGCTTAGATAAAAAGACAAATAATGTCCCATTTGGAACACTGACAAGTAGAGCAtcatttatatacagttgaagtcggaagtttacatacactaggttggagtcattcaaattcgtttttcaaccactccacaaatttcttgataacaaactatagttttggcaagtcggttaggacatctacgttgtttatgacacaagtcctttttctaacaattgtttacagacagattatttcacttataattcactgtatcagtgaagatgctggaggaaataggtacaaaagtatctatatccacagtaaaacgagtcctatatcgacagaaCCTGAATGGCTGCacagaaaggaagaagccactgttccaaaaccgccataaaaaagccagactacggtttgcaactgcacaaggggacaaagatcgtactttttggagaaaggtcctctggtctgacaaaaatagaactatttggtcataatgaccattgttatgtttggaggaaaaagggggaggcttgcaaaccgaaaaacaccatcccaaccgtgaagcacgggggtggcagcatcatgttgtgagggtgttTGCTGCAGGAgcgcctggtgcacttcacaaaatagattgcatcatgaggtcggaaaattatatggatatattgaagcaacatctcaagacatcagtcaggaagttaaagcttggtcgcaaacggatcttccaaatggacaattaccccaagcatacttccaaagttgtggcaaaatggcttaaggacaacaaagtcaaggtattggagtggccatcacaaagccctgacctcaatcctatagaaaaattgtgggcagaactgaaaaggcgtgtgcgagcaaggaggcctacaaacctcactcacaccagctctgtcaggagaattgggccaaaattcccccaacttgtggaaggctacctgaaacgtttgatccaagttaaacaatttaaaggcaatgctaccaaatactaattgagtgcatgtaaacttctgacccactgggaatttgatgaaataaataaaagctgaaataaatcactctactagtattctgacatttcacattcttaaaataaagtgatgatcctaactgacctaagacagggaatttttactagtattaaatgtcaggaattgtgaaaactgagtttaaatgtaatttGCCTAAAGGGgaatgtaaacctccgacttcaactgtgtgtgtgtgtgtgtgtgtgtgtgtgtgtgtgtgtgtgtgtgtgtgtgtgtgtgtgtgtgtgtgtgtgtgtgtgtgtgtgtgtgtgtgtgtgtgtgtatataaactaagcaaaaaaataaatgtcctctcactctcaactgcatttattttcagcaaacttaacatgtgtaaatatttgtatgaacataacaagattcaacaactgagacataaactgaacaagttccacagacatgtgactaacataatggaataatgtgtccctgaacaaaggaggggtcaaaaccaaaagtaacagtcattatctggtgtggccaccagctgcattaactactgcagtacgtctcctcctcatggactgcatcagatttgccagttcttgctgtgagatgttacctcactcttccaccaaggcaactgcaaattcccggacatttctggggagaatggccctagccctcaccctccgatccaacaggtcccagacgtgctcgatgggattgagatctgggctcttcgctggccagggcagaacactgacattcctgtcttgcaggaaatcacgcacagaatgtgCAGTATGGCGGGTGGCAtagtcatgctggagggtcatgtcaggatgagcctgcaggaagggtacctaatgagggaggaggatgtcttccctgtaacgcacagcgttgagattgcctgcaatgacaacaagctcagtccgatgatgctgtgacacaccgccccagaccatgacggaccctccacctccaaatcgatcccgctccagagtacaggcctcggttaACGCTCATTCATTCGACGATAAACgctaatccgaccatcacccctggttagacaaaaccgcgactcgtcagtgaagagcactctttgccagtcctgtctggtccagcgaaggtgggtttgtgcccataggcgacgctgTTGCCGGTGATGTGGGGGtgtggacctgccttacaacagccctacaagcccccagtccagcctctctcagcctattgcagacagtctgagcactgatggagggatggtgcgttcctggtgtaactcgggcagttgttgttgccatcctgtacctgtcccgcaggtgtgatgttcggatgtaccgatcctgtgcaggtgttacacgtggtcctGAAAAAgcgacgtttcttttttttgctgagtttgtatacagtaccagtcaaaagtttcgacacaactactcattcaagggtttttctttatttttaatattttctacattgtagaagaagacatcaaaactatgaaataacacatatggaattacgAGGTAACACataacgtgttaaacaaatctaaatatattttatcttttagattcttcaaagtagccaccctttgccttgaagacagctttgcacactcttggcattctctcaaccaacttaatgaggaatgcttttccaaccgtcttgaagaagctcccacatatgctgagcacttgttggctgcttttccttcacactgcggtccaactcatccaaaaaccatctcaattgggttgaggtcgggtgatggtggatgccaggtcatctgatgcagcactccatcactctccttcttagtcaaatagcccttacacagcctggacgtGTGATctgggtcaatgtcctgttgaaaagcaaatgacagtcccactaagcgcaaatcagtTGAGattgcgtatcgctgcagaatgctgtggtagccatgcagaAATCTATTGATCAGTTTCCACATGATCCTAAAAATACAATTAAGAGCAACCAAGAgcaacacacatgcacgcacgcacgcacacacacacttgtgattTAGAAAAACGACATTGAAGGAGTTCTTGGCGATTTCGTGATCAGTGATCAAGATTAGGAAATAGATAAACTCATTGCAGTGACATAATATGTCTCTTTTCTTCAAATTGGAACTGGCAACATTCCACCTCAATTATTTTCAGGCTTAAATAGAAAGGGAATGATGTTCCTCAATTATCTTTGGATTAATCATTTTAATGACGCTTACTGAGCTAGAAAGTCTACCACCTATTGACGTGTTCCataaaaatacataaatactcggATGGACatgcctgcagtcagcatgccacttGCACACtaactcaaaacttgagacatctgtggcattgtgttgtgtgacaaaactgcacattttagtgtggccttttattgtccccagcacaaggttcacctgtgtactgatcatgctgtttaatcagcttcttgatatgccacacctgtcaggtggatggattatcttggcaaaagaaaaATGCTTAATAACAGGGAtgaaaacaaatgtgtgcacaaaatttgagagaaataatgtTTTTgttcatatggaacatttctgggatattttatttcagcttgtgaaatatgggaccaaccctttacatgttgctttcatatttttgttcagtgtatatatagtgtatatataagaTTAACATCTCAGTAACGGGTGTAATAAACCCAACTACTAACAAGTTGGATTAGATTGGAAAAAAGTATGGTATTTATGTTTGTATAGTATACGATTAATCCACCAGTCAATGTACAAACAACACAGGTATTGAagcaaacaattctgaaaatcacCCTGCAATAGAGCACTCTGGGAAATGTGATAACGATGAGTGTGATTTTAAGTGGTTTTGAGCAAACATACATTTGCAATTTACTCAACAAGCTTGTTGAAATTCAGCTAAAACAAACTTCAATGTTAGCTCAAATTATTTTCCTTTTGAAGTCCACTTAACTCACAGACATTAAGCAATTGGTTAGGGTGGCATTTTCTTTGTGTAGATGTGTTGCCTTGGTTGCAATATGTCCCCAAATGAATAGTGAAAAGGTTCATGTAAGGGCCATCACAGATGGGCAATGTGTGATAAAAAAAGCAGACAATTCACACAAACATATTTACAGTAGTAAAAAAGCAGGAATTATTGTTGTGCTAATACCAGCTGGTTTGACATGCACATGGAGCATCACTCCAACCAAGTCAATATTTGACCCCAAATACAGTTTGCAAAATGACTAAATATCACACTTGTTCCCAATAACAACCACTACTTGATCCTCTGCAAATCTTCTACCCTTCAGTGGTGTATTATCAAAATATTATCCAGGTGCTGATGACTTCCATTCTACCAAGCAAATCTCTCCATCTGAATGTCTGTGTTGGGCCCCCCAAGAGGTTCATCATGACGTGTTCAAAACAAATCCCTTTCTCCAGTGATATAGGAGATGAAGAAAAACATACTTTAATAACCCGCCTAGTTCATCCACTATCCTCGTCTTCCAAAGTGCTGAAGATCAGCCTGGAAGTTGTAGTCTGGACAGACCTTCTGTGCCAGTTTGTAGTCGGTGCTGAGAAAAAAGATGAATACACAGATGACCTTGAAGGGCTTGGCACAGATCCAAGCGGCGTGAGACTGGGTGTGTTCTGAGTAGCAGGTCTGGGAGGGATCGTAGAGGCATGGCTTTGTTTTCTTGGCTCTGTTGGTCCTCTGGTACTCCACCACGCAGTTGAGGGCCTTCATCTCCTGCTGGTGCTCATTGGGGGTGGACTGCGGCTGACTCTGGAACTGGAGTTTCGGGCGTCCCACATCCTCCCATTCCACGGCTTTGGAGGGAGGAACGATGCTCACCGAGATATTCCCCAGGCGGGATGAGTTGTGGCGGAAGTACACACTGAAGGTGCCGTTGATGTGGTCCACTATCTTACCCGTCACCAGCAGGCTGAACTTGATGGTTTTGATGTTGAGGTAGAAGTTGCCCCAGCCAAAGGTCTTCTTGACCTTGACAGGTGTTTTTATGGGCGGCTTGGATTTGGAGCGAAACTGTGACTGATCCAAGGGGAGGGAGAGGTTCTGTGACCAGCCATATGGGCCAAGAGAGCTATAGCTGGAGGCCTTACGCTTGGTGGATACATGTTTGACTTTCATTACAGCTCCAAGGTTTCCTTCTTCCCCCCTCCTTCCTATTTCATAGGTAAGGGGCTGTGAGGTGTTGTCAACATTTGGGTCAAGGTTCAGATAGTCCAAGGTCTTCCCAGCATCCCCCTCCTGCACCTACGGATAGATGAATGAAGGAtaagttttgtattttttcagtccgtctctctctttgtctctaatGAATTGTTGTCAATCTTCACATGCCTGTGGGCTTGATATGGATGTAACCTTAATAAAGTGAAGGAATATTGATCAGTTCCCACATGATCCTAAAAATACAATTAAGAGTACATGAGTGTTAATGAGGAATTGACAAAGACATTATTAAAATGATGGGATGATGCCACGAGCtcatgaaaatgtataaaaagaCAGTTATTCTCATCGATCCATTATCCACTCAAAGACATTGGATACAGTCTCTTTGTTCTTTTTCCCCCGAGCCATTGTGGGCCAGGAGTGTTTAATTGGTAGGTTGATTGTAACATATAGTTGGAGAGTATAGACTGTGCTGCACTAAGTGCTCATGTAAAGTGTGAAGTCCGCTTGGCTCCATGTCCTCTGCTGCAGCCATCTGTTATCTGTTTCATAGTtgtcagctacacacacacacacacacacacacacacacacacacacacacacacacacacacacatttgtgatTTAGAAAAAAACATTGAAGCAGTTCTTGGCAGTTTCGTGATCAAGATTAGGAAACAGATAAACTCATGGCCGTGACATAATATGTCTCTTTTCTTCAAATTGGAACTGGCTACATTCCACCTCAATTATTTTCAGGCTTAAATAGAAAGGGAAGGATGTTCCTCAATTATCTTTGGATGAATCATTATAATGACGCTTACTGAGCTAGAAAGTCTACCACCTACTGACGTGTTCCATAAAAATACGTAAATACTAATAAGCACATCAGTCATGAGGATTTTCTATCAATCCAATATTTCTGAGATTAAGTACACAACGGTGGGTTGTAAAGTCTGCTACAGTGTACTATATGCCAAGCCCACGGGACCAATATTATACAGCATAGCATGCTCCCAATCCCATTCATTGATGGCTAATATGATATATCCTTACTATATACCCAGCACATCTCACTGTATATTAGCCTACACATCATCAACGTATAATATAGCTTTAACTACATTTCTTTTCTCTGCATGCCTTCTCATAACTACTCTCCTGTCTGTAATCCACTGTCAAACCAATGATCCATTACAGAACCCTCATCAGGCTAATGAACTCTGAGCTCACTgcatcaaaccatcatggtcacctaataatccccagtttacaattggctcattcatccccctcctcttccctgtaactattccccaggtcgttgctgcaaatgagaacgtgttctcagtcaacttacctggtaaaataacggtaaaataaaataaataaataaaaattaatcTCCTCCACTAGCTGGGTGGTAAGTCAGCCATGCTCCAGCTCTAATTGGGCAGCACACTCTGACAGTCATGTCCGTGGCTCTGTGTCCGGTTGTCTGTATGTCTGGCCGTGGCTGGGTTAGAATACAATCTTACATGGGGAACCTCAGCTCATGGTAATGGGGATGGCAGTGAAAGATGGTGCACGTGTTACACACCACTCCATAGGCAACAATCTTTAGTGTACTCACATGATCGTCATGTATGAGAATGGTGCTGGAGGAAAGAAAATAGAGGCGGTTTTTGGTAAATGTATAG
It encodes the following:
- the LOC129830344 gene encoding neurexophilin-4-like is translated as MRILFISFAIFCLWLLPTVQEGDAGKTLDYLNLDPNVDNTSQPLTYEIGRRGEEGNLGAVMKVKHVSTKRKASSYSSLGPYGWSQNLSLPLDQSQFRSKSKPPIKTPVKVKKTFGWGNFYLNIKTIKFSLLVTGKIVDHINGTFSVYFRHNSSRLGNISVSIVPPSKAVEWEDVGRPKLQFQSQPQSTPNEHQQEMKALNCVVEYQRTNRAKKTKPCLYDPSQTCYSEHTQSHAAWICAKPFKVICVFIFFLSTDYKLAQKVCPDYNFQADLQHFGRRG